The Croceicoccus marinus genome contains a region encoding:
- a CDS encoding ABC transporter permease: MSFNATSAFTIYRAELMRFLRTAFGSLVSPVLTTCLYFIVFGAAIGGRMEEVGGVEYGAFIVPGLLLLTMLSESTSNASFGIYMPRFTGSIYELLSAPVGVAETLAGYVGAAVTKSLILAAIILLTATLFVDYHIMHPLAAFGFIVLVAAAFSLLGFILGLWADGFEKLQMVPLLLLTPLTFLGGTFYSIDMLAEPWRTAALFNPIVYLVSGLRWTFYGQADVSIAVATGLTLAFLALCVIVIATIFKTGWRLRD, translated from the coding sequence ATGAGCTTCAACGCCACAAGCGCATTCACCATCTATCGCGCGGAACTGATGCGATTCCTGCGGACCGCGTTCGGCTCGCTGGTATCGCCGGTGCTGACGACCTGCCTCTATTTCATCGTCTTCGGCGCTGCGATCGGCGGGCGCATGGAAGAGGTGGGCGGGGTGGAATACGGGGCCTTCATCGTGCCGGGCCTGCTGCTTCTGACCATGCTGTCGGAAAGCACGTCTAACGCCAGCTTCGGCATATACATGCCGCGCTTCACCGGTTCGATCTACGAACTGCTGTCGGCCCCCGTCGGGGTGGCCGAGACGCTGGCGGGCTATGTCGGCGCGGCGGTGACCAAGTCGCTGATCCTGGCCGCCATCATCCTGCTGACGGCGACCTTGTTCGTCGATTACCACATCATGCATCCGCTTGCCGCGTTCGGTTTCATCGTGCTGGTCGCAGCCGCGTTTTCGCTGCTGGGGTTCATCCTGGGCCTGTGGGCCGACGGGTTCGAGAAGCTGCAGATGGTGCCGCTGCTGCTGCTGACGCCGCTGACCTTCCTGGGAGGCACGTTCTATTCGATCGACATGCTGGCGGAACCGTGGCGCACCGCGGCGCTGTTCAATCCGATCGTCTATCTGGTCAGCGGGCTGCGGTGGACATTCTATGGCCAGGCCGATGTTTCCATCGCGGTCGCGACCGGGCTGACCCTGGCGTTCCTGGCGCTGTGCGTCATCGTTATTGCGACCATTTTCAAAACTGGCTGGCGGCTGCGCGATTGA
- a CDS encoding YdiY family protein, which translates to MLVLASLAASAATPAMAQDAVYIEPYPRLQVPEPQPEGLPVAAREMVETAIATGDPDKVRTVVEIARQTYPTGGAQLDALEAGFKENRQRILAAEQTRKRESLRNAGPLEGWTGKGEFGALASSGNSEDLGVTAGFRTSRVGINWRHRINARFDFQSSDGDTTRERYLFAYEPSFDLSPRAFVFGLAQYEKDEIQGFSSRYSGSSGIGFRPFDRDGLRLELKGGPAWRRTVLVDPLMESEDDTYLAGLGAVELEWRIAESLTLTESANAFVHSDNSTFAALTGLEAGLGNRLKARLSYSIEHDTDPPENTKPTDTLSRISLIYDF; encoded by the coding sequence GTGCTTGTTCTTGCTTCGCTGGCGGCTTCTGCCGCTACTCCTGCCATGGCGCAGGACGCTGTTTATATTGAACCTTATCCGCGCCTGCAGGTGCCGGAGCCGCAGCCCGAGGGCCTGCCGGTAGCAGCGCGCGAAATGGTCGAGACCGCAATCGCGACCGGCGACCCGGACAAGGTCCGCACGGTGGTCGAGATCGCGCGCCAGACCTATCCGACGGGCGGCGCGCAGCTTGACGCGCTGGAGGCCGGCTTCAAGGAAAATCGCCAGCGGATCCTAGCCGCCGAACAGACGCGCAAACGCGAATCGCTGCGCAATGCCGGACCGCTGGAAGGCTGGACCGGCAAGGGCGAGTTCGGCGCGCTGGCGTCCAGCGGCAATAGCGAGGACCTGGGCGTGACCGCCGGTTTCCGCACCAGCCGCGTCGGCATCAACTGGCGCCACCGGATCAATGCGCGCTTCGACTTCCAGAGTTCTGACGGCGACACCACGCGCGAGCGCTATCTGTTCGCCTATGAACCCAGTTTCGACCTGTCGCCGCGCGCCTTCGTGTTCGGCCTGGCGCAATATGAAAAGGACGAGATCCAGGGCTTCTCCTCGCGCTATTCGGGATCGAGCGGCATCGGTTTCCGCCCGTTCGACCGCGACGGGCTGCGGCTTGAACTGAAGGGCGGCCCCGCCTGGCGGCGCACCGTGCTGGTCGACCCGTTGATGGAGAGCGAGGACGATACCTATCTGGCCGGGCTGGGCGCGGTCGAACTGGAATGGCGCATCGCCGAAAGCCTGACCCTGACCGAAAGCGCCAATGCCTTCGTCCATTCCGACAATTCGACCTTCGCCGCGCTGACGGGGCTGGAGGCGGGGCTGGGCAACCGGCTGAAGGCCCGCCTGTCCTATAGCATCGAGCATGACACCGATCCGCCCGAGAACACCAAGCCGACCGATACGCTGTCGCGCATCTCGCTGATCTATGATTTCTGA
- a CDS encoding TSUP family transporter: MDIEPWLLIVMALVAVLTGFLDSVAGGGGLVMMPALLFAGLPPQLALGTNKSQSIAATTMAFVNYARAGLVDWRKEKWLGLLALVGAATGSLLVQQISTRALELIVPLLLTGVALYVLLSPRMDDTQAHQLLSRKGYAPVAGAIGFYDGFFGPGTGSFFAATQVGLRGEGLTRATAHAKLFNMMTNIASVIVFAAGGKIVWALGLSCAVGAMTGSWIGSRFAVKHGARLIRPLLVVVSLALTARLIWGWFAG, encoded by the coding sequence ATGGACATCGAACCCTGGCTGCTGATCGTGATGGCCCTCGTGGCCGTGCTTACCGGTTTTCTCGATTCGGTCGCCGGGGGCGGCGGGCTCGTCATGATGCCGGCCCTCCTGTTTGCCGGGCTTCCGCCGCAGCTGGCGCTGGGCACCAACAAGTCGCAGTCGATCGCGGCGACCACCATGGCCTTCGTCAACTATGCCCGCGCGGGGCTGGTCGACTGGCGCAAGGAGAAATGGCTGGGCCTGCTCGCGCTGGTCGGCGCGGCGACGGGATCGCTGCTGGTGCAGCAGATCTCCACCCGCGCGCTGGAACTGATCGTGCCGCTGCTGCTGACGGGCGTCGCGCTCTATGTGCTGCTGTCGCCCCGCATGGACGATACGCAGGCGCACCAGCTGCTTAGCCGCAAGGGCTATGCCCCGGTGGCGGGCGCGATCGGTTTCTATGACGGCTTCTTCGGCCCCGGCACCGGCAGCTTCTTCGCCGCGACGCAGGTCGGCCTGCGCGGCGAAGGGCTGACCCGCGCGACCGCCCATGCCAAGCTGTTCAACATGATGACCAATATCGCCAGCGTCATCGTCTTCGCGGCAGGCGGCAAGATCGTCTGGGCGCTGGGCCTTTCCTGCGCGGTGGGGGCGATGACCGGATCTTGGATCGGATCGCGCTTTGCGGTAAAGCATGGCGCCAGGCTGATCCGCCCGCTGCTGGTGGTCGTCAGCCTGGCCCTGACAGCGCGGCTGATCTGGGGCTGGTTCGCCGGCTAG
- a CDS encoding alpha-ketoglutarate-dependent dioxygenase AlkB produces MRTMPSQPDLFADTPALGPAVPGLALSGRLLDPDEQADAIRRIEKLPLAPFRFGPWTGHRETLSFGWHYDFEHGSVARAEPLPGWLAAIRARVAAAFGDPAEDYEQAMLIRYRPGAVIGWHRDRPHFGVVAGLSLGTPATMRLRRRQGGGFLRAGFALDPGEAYRLDGEARREWEHSIAALPETRWSITFRTLARAMPARAIEG; encoded by the coding sequence ATGCGGACCATGCCGAGCCAGCCCGACCTTTTCGCCGACACCCCCGCCCTGGGGCCCGCCGTACCGGGGCTGGCATTGTCCGGGCGGCTGCTCGATCCGGATGAACAGGCCGATGCGATCCGGCGGATCGAGAAACTGCCGCTTGCCCCGTTTCGTTTCGGGCCATGGACCGGTCACCGCGAGACACTGTCGTTCGGCTGGCACTATGATTTCGAGCACGGTTCGGTGGCGCGGGCCGAACCGCTGCCCGGCTGGCTGGCGGCCATTCGCGCCCGCGTCGCAGCGGCGTTCGGCGATCCGGCCGAAGATTACGAGCAGGCGATGCTGATCCGCTATCGCCCCGGCGCGGTGATCGGCTGGCACCGCGATCGCCCGCATTTCGGCGTCGTGGCCGGGCTGTCGCTGGGTACGCCCGCCACCATGCGGCTGCGGCGGCGGCAGGGCGGCGGATTTCTACGCGCGGGTTTCGCGCTTGATCCGGGAGAGGCCTATCGCCTCGACGGCGAAGCCCGGCGGGAATGGGAGCATTCGATCGCGGCCCTGCCGGAGACGCGCTGGTCGATCACATTCCGCACGCTTGCACGCGCAATGCCGGCGCGGGCGATCGAAGGGTGA